One Salvia miltiorrhiza cultivar Shanhuang (shh) chromosome 6, IMPLAD_Smil_shh, whole genome shotgun sequence genomic window, acttagccaaacataTCATACCTtgccaaagagcctacattgcaaccttcaataaagacctttttgatcttggttataggagcacacatttagtggtggagaggtgagacgattgacaagcttatggatgagtacatgtttagcttgaactgagtgtatacacgtcctttttgattgatacacttgagagttgagagttcgtatattctttatcttttttgtgAGGATTGCGAGTCATTGTGACcacaatttgaagtttgtcatgagtgtcatatcttgatgataggagacaCAAATGCATGCTGTTGTTTTTGTTgataaatctgaagccacaaggttatccacttttctctgcgcTGTTGTCGATTCAACtgtggttcatctttgtttttgtccgaggacggacaatggtttaagtttggggggttgttctacatgcatttttcatctcctttgtcacgtttattcatagtttttGGGTGTTTTCATTGAGTTATTGAGTGCCTTTGGTTTGATTTGTTAAGTTTTTgaggaatagactactcgtccgtgctcgtgttgtttttacaGGTTCTTGGACTCGATTTGTGAACTTTTGGATGAAGCGTAGTGAAGTACGCGAAGTGACGAGTCCATAGGCACGAACGGGGCTAAAATCGGgcatcggatgagcaagaacgggcGCCGGGAAGTCCGCATGTCGGAGGACACGCGGCCATACGCAAGGAGGGCGCcgggaggtcgcgcggtccaggcatacggccgcatgccacggccgcgcgacgttGCAGAATTCCCTGGAGGACCGCGCGGTCTgggggcgcggccgcgcgagctcgcgcggtccagCCCTGTGGCCGCGCGAGCAGGCCGCGCGAGGTGCCGTTTTTCGCCCAAGTTTTCGGATTTTATTTCAAAACGCGATTTTGGGAGTATTTTTGAGTTAgacgacctagggcatatacATACCACCCAATAGCTTATTCCAGACacctttttatcatttttaacttttcctgagagctgtgagacacggagcaagagcaagactgaagattctcgacTTCACTACGGTTTTTTattgtttaatgttcattagttttattgagattttgattattagtcatatgtctatgtgtggctagatttctttttcccagggtttagggagtaaacatgattcgaatttctgactgttgattcaattaattgagatttctattcctttttatgttcttgttataattgtttgctttattgcttgatcaccaatttagcataatcataggttttaatttgagatcgggagatgataattattacctgaactaagaacatagaacacatttatttctaggagttaataattgtgaaggctttaatcctaggaacttttaggagttacatgttagaagtgtgatccagggatggtaaccttgcatgtaatcaacgatttgtatgccacgggagtgggtatgaattaactttgagattgccttaggaattatctcattaattaaatcaaacgtgttagttaggagaatctgtggaaacctttgccttgggaaactctctctttcttctgttacttctcattttcacagcttgatttcttttcagtgtttctttattttaatttaagtttgtttttccaaaatcaaacctttaaGATTCGTTTTTCCTgatagagtaaagtaattaagaataggcattgataaccattagtccctgtggattcgaccttgtcactgctatacacaattgcacccctacacttgcggcgtgttaaataaaatagcgaacattTCGCTTTGAGGCTTGAACATGAAACGCCTTCGTATTTCTATCCCCATTAGCAAGCCAATTCACAAGCGCCCGTTGCTTCCAATGACAAGCCTCTTCTTCAACTGCGTGCTCAATCTTTTTTGTAAGCTCCAAAATCTGCTCCTCCGAGATTTTTGAATTCACATTCTGAACTAGCTTATTTCGATCCTCCCGGAGCTTCTTAATCCGCTTAGTGAGATTGCCAAACTTCTCCTTCGACCACTTCTTCAAAAACAGTTCACACTTTCAGAGTTTACTTGGGAGATCAGAATCAAAATGGAGATAAGACCATTCGCATAAGAAGTCAGGTACAAACTCCCGCTTCATAAACCATTTATCTTCACAATGAAAACGACCCTTCCCTTTACACACAAGCGGGGCCCCTTCTACCTCAAACCGGCAGCCTACTGGCCTATGATCCGAGCCAAAAAATCATAAACCTTAGTAACCATGCAAGGAAAAACATCTTTCCAGCCCCTATTAGCGACAAAACGATCCAGTCTCTCATAAATCATATCACCCCTTCGCTTATTCCACCAGATAAACTCTGTATTAGGTGGTTCCAACTCGGACAAGCCACTATACACGAGAGCATCACGAAACTCCTGCATCTGCCTTGGTGGTCTGCCCCGACCTCCTTATTTTTCAGAGTCTAAAAGAATTTCGTTAAAATCCCCCGCAACGAGCCAGGGCAGCCcgtcaaaactaatattatcactGAGCCTCTTGAGAAGAGTCCACGAAAAACTACGTTGCTCCGTGACAAGATTCCCATAAAATCCGGTGAAGCGAAAACTTGGCCCCACACCGCTAATCATACAGTCTATATGTCCCACAGAATAAGATAAGATTCGTACGTCCACCGGATTCTTCCACATAAGAATCAAACCGCCACTCCTACCCTGTGCATCCACGACAAACACACCATCAAACCCGAACATCGCTTTCCAATTTTTGCATTTCGAACTCACAAGCCTTGTTTCACACAAGAAAACAAGACCTGGGGAAGATTCGGTGATAAGACACCGAAGTTCGTGGACCGCACGAGAACTTCCCAACCCCCGTGCGTTCCATACAAGACAATTCATTGGGCTCGGCGGGGCTGCTTCTCAGCCTCCGCCGTTATGGCCAACATTTTATCAGTACCATCCTCTACGCGATTAATTTTCATTGACGGGGTCCCAAGCTCCGCGCCATCACTCGGGCCCCTTTTTCTTTTGCTTCCCAGAGACTCCAACACCCTCGGGTTAACATCCACATCTTCAACCTCAGCTACCCCCAGCCTTTGAAAACCCTCCCGACTATACTGTCTCTCACCCCCTCTTCCACCCCTCCCACACCCTCCTCGCCCTCCAAACACCTCATTGTCCCCTCTAGCTCTCCTCTTCCAGCCCCCTGACTTCCCTTCAGTACTTCTCCCTCCCTCTTTACACGTATAGACTCCTGCTCCCACCTTATGCATCCTCTTGCCACCATCTCCCACAGAATCATCACTATTCACCTTCCCCTTGTCCTGCACTTTTGCTCCTCTCAGCCCCCAACTCCTGCTTTACGGAGGAAGAATCCCCCTGCACATCCTCCTTATCTCGCCTCACCTCCACTCGTCGAGGCTCATCAATCGGCCTCGAATTAACACTATCCGTCGGTTTTATGATCCGCCGATCCGTAGATCCACTAGTTTCAGTCGAATAATGAGTTTTATTGAGGCCTTCCTTACGTGGTAAATTTTTCATAACCGATTTCCTTCTTGTCTCCTGAGGTTTAGCAGCCATAAGCCATGTTCCAAATTTAAACTCACCACCCTTATCCACCTTTGTATCATCGTAAAAATGAACTAGGTGTCCGATCTTCCCACAAGCAAAGCAAAAGTTGGGAAGCTTCTCATAAAGGAGTAACACAATAGCACCCTCCATCTCTCCATCTGGCAGTATGCGTGTAATACCCCGGATTTTCGATCCTAGGTTTCACATGATCCTATTGATATTATTAAGATATGATAGATCCCTAATTCCCGgataaaaagaataattatcctAGCAATGATTTAATGAGTCTTGATGCCTAGGTTTtctctaaataaaaaaaaaaaagagacggtaaataagaagatgattattttatttttccgtgTGTTGTTgatttcaataaatatatatatatatattttcatttcaaagtatGAAAAGCAAAGTGCATATTTATTTCGAATACGCGTTTGTTTTAGTTCGGGTTTGAACGATTACGGGCCCGTATAAAGGGCCGAAGGTGGGCCGATTCTTAGAGAgccttgggccgattttaaggcCCTATTTTAGAGCCCAAATGCAGCCCATTTCAGCCCCCAAAGCCCACTTACACATCAGCCACCCTTTCAAATTCAAAAGGGGACAAGGGTGATCATTACATGCATGGGGAACTACCAAAATGCATGGGAAGTACAAGAGTCTCACAACCAATGCACCCATGCACTGGTGGCAGCCACCCTACCCTCCCCTAGGCCTTATTTTCGTTCCCCCTCCCTCCACTTAAGTCATTTGGCTGATGCAATTTCCTCTATACTCTTTAACTCACTCTACAAAGCCTAAAGCCTCACTCCCCCTCCATTTTCGTCCCTCCTCCTTTCCCCACCcccacaacttttctcccaccattatcacactccatagaagcccttgaagccccaagagaagtatcaaagcaagggagagcgtggaaaaactagggcgtaaagttagagtgaaggttgtgcttcgagggtgagtttttctttgattttctcaactgaaaaagcTTTATGGctatggatttttacacatgtGTGTGATATATTATATGAGGATATGATTTATGATTTTAGATGTtcattttggtagagtttattgggtgaaaaaccgtgcatgaggtaaggcagcgaatctgccataagcacactgctccggcagtgttttgtaagacgattccagccatccaaacggtccccaaaaattcccaaattaattgtgtatcgtgttcaatatgttttctatactatgataaaatttcagaatatttggagctcgtatgttttatttatgaatttttgaaCATGACTGCCTGTCTGGAATGCATttctggtaaacaatctttgggaggccataagtcaagtttcaattggtgaaaacctttgaaacttgaatatgtcactctagactcccgtatctttcttttggtatcggcctcaccatttttgagtaaggaaaacaaccggtataaattcttgaaatctagttcttattctttGTACCATCTAGTAgcttttacaaacctacgaatttgaggtggaaaaggccaacctaaatctttgattctcaagcccatTTTGCTACTGAATATTCATTTACATGTTAGGAacttgtttgtttatttatagaATTTTTGGTAAAGACTAAGGTGGTTTTTCTGATTTAAACTTTTAATCTAccgaacttgaactctttttgtgcactgaactttggatgttaatatctcctaaaccatgaatcttcttggggtaaattcaactggagagtgttacacTTTCTCCCTAGTTTTCGGATTGACCCTTGGAGTTCCTAGTGGCCTTTTTTaatgggagatatgaatttttaaagaaggcccattgacttggttctaatctggaaatctgaaatttccagatttttgcttgttaagtacccatctttgaatgggcatatcttgctcgtttgaactccgtttcattcgattcaaattggagaatgatccttgaaatgtctagtttccagaatgtcctttggagcctcatttagagatccgaggcagaattggtgtctgttgcaaaacagccccttaagagctcaagttgttgaattattttctaagtttgaaagttggttttaaaggatgtttcatgaaatattatgtatatgtgcatgacgagtttgggatatgttttgtgcaaatttttcatgaaattgagtgagttaacctagataaggcatcaagataagctaacgtatgtaaaatgcataatcCCTAGTTCGATTTTGCGTTGTAAGTCCGGGAATAGGTTGACCTAGAGATCCTAAGCAGACAATGGTTTTTGTTATCCATGATATGCTCTAAGAGTTAAGAActcgtcttgtaggaattggtCCGCAGGACGGTGCCACAGCTTAAGATCACCTCTCTCTTTCATACCGAAGATCAGGTGGGTTATATTTGCAAAAGTATATTGGGTTAGTAAGCCCTCTCTTTTTATACAAGCAAATATGTTTTAAATTGTGAATGCAtgcaaatattttgtttggttgTTACAAAGAACAAACGGGGTTGTCCCCACAGAACAAACGGGGTCGTCCCCAAACGATCGGCTCTGTCCCCGACGGGGGCCAGGGTAGTGTACACCAGTAAGAAGTCTAGGTATGGGATTGATTCGGCCGGGTCTCCCATACCTAGCACCAAGAAAGGTAACACCAAACCAGAAAGGCGCGCAAAGGTTAAAGGAGTTACGGCTCACAAGTATTTCAGAAtttatagtaattatttttcaaGTATTGCTATATATTCTTACAGGCATGCATCTCACCAAGTATCACAGTTCTTTAAAAACCAGTTTAAAGAAAAAGGGGCATTAACTTCACTGAGTgcattagtactcagcccaaagtTTTAAATCATTTCAGGTTAATGGAGTCGGGCGCAGCGGGGgctaggtggtggtggtggtctggAGCTGTCGACAAGGTTTCTCAATGATATTTATTTCCCATAACCTCGATCACCAAACATTTCATTTTGTTGGTTATGCCCTGCGTGGCGATTATGAGCTTGTTTACTGCTTTCCCTAAACAACTGAACAATTGAGTTGCTCTTGGGCACTCAGACACCGTGATAACGAACTCTCTAAACTTGACCGGAGTCCTCATACTTCGTGTTAAGTTGGGTTTCCTTTGAGCAGAACGATTAAAGAATAGGTTCATTAATTCCGCTAATTaaccaagttttttttttaccaaaataGTTAAGTTACTTACTTCCGCTAAATAACCTTGATAATCACACCCAGTTCAGCGTGGCTGGCCCCTAGATAAGTCGGGCCGTCACAATGCGCACGCATCTTTTAAGAGGATTATCCATCCGCCATCGCACGCGGACACGTGCGAAACGACCCATGCACAAGCCCCCCACTCCCATATCGATCTCTTCAACAATCCCAATCTGTTCACCTGTCCGGCGGACCACATCCGGGTGCATACACGCGATAGGCAGATTATGACATTGCACCCATCCCGTAAACTCAACAAAACGGACATCTGCCGGATTCTGAAAACCCTCCAACTCCTTAAACAACATTAAATCCTGAAACAGATTCCATGGTCCTCCAAGTAGCGCATGCTTCTTGTCCAACGCAGAGGCAAATAGAGCAACGAATATATTCGCCCCCACTATCTCAATATCCACACGTTGTTGCGCCTGGAGAATGCTTGGTAAATGATTCGCCAGCAACTCCCAACTAATTTGATGCCCCGCAAATATCTTCCCCACCAAACAAAGCTTTGTATTTTGCCGTAAACGTTCTGACAAATTTTGTGACAGATTCACCATACTCGCGTCCGCCTCCTCCTCCAACTTCAGTTTATCCACAAGTCGTCGAATCTCATCTTGATCCATGATCACAAACAGCACGAGAAGTCTCAACCTACCCCGTTGAACCGGGAAGAAATTCACCTTTGGAGCCGAAAACCCTAGAGAAACCCTAGAGCGttggagaaaaagaaaaacccaCTGAGTATATGTTTCCCTACTTTTCTCTAAGAATGCATTTGCATTtactttaattataaatttttcattgaaaaatgatggataaaaaatgaaatgatgagAAAATatcgaaaaatattttcacacataccttagaataatattatccaatattgTAGAGAAAATGAGTTACTGAAGAAAATATTTCCCAGAGAaaatttttcatatatttaaaaatggtagaaaattgatgaaaatatattttttctctcattttccatcaaagtgaaTACACCCTAAAAAAATCACCGCTGCATAAATATAGATATGTGTCAATCATCTTTAAAGAAATTACTTctagaaaatagaaaaatgttTGTACGagcaattttaaatttaaaaaaagaacacaaggaAGATATTTTAGATTCgtatcaattttaaattttagatttGTATCCATTacgaaaatatatttaaaataatatgtttatttattactccttccatcccacgaatcttgagtcactttccttttttggccgtctcacgaatcttgagtcatttccttatatAGCAAAAAGATTCtcctttattcactttttcacctaccacacttaacacactaaatactattttcttaattctcgtgccgaaaagaattgactcaagattcaCGGGACgcagggagtattattttttgtacattataaattttttgtacattataaattttcttaattaccgtgccgaaaagaattgactcaagCCTTTTGATACTTCCCGGCCTGTTGTGTCCGACATTGTTGATCCAGTGTTGCGTATTTGTCATCTGTTTTTGTGTTATAACCTGATAGGGCGGTCCACTACTTTCTCTAAGTTGAGTGGCCAAGATTTGTTTTTCCTGCGCTGCATGAATGATGGAGTCAGGGTAAATTTAGGCTACTGGGTTGCTTATGCCATGAACCGAAACCGTGAACCGGACCGAACCGCACGGTTCTGGCACCAGAACCGAAACCGGCTCAAAACGGTTCGATTACGATTCCATTTTTGAGAACCGCTGGTTCCTGAttccgaaccggaaccggaaccgaaacCGTGGAACCGTGAATCGCGCGGAACCGTAGAACCGTGACCTAGAACCGTAGAACCGTCTACACCACAAATTGCCTCATTTTGCGTGCTTTATTGTTTGCATGCCATTTGCAGGCTTTGGCAGGCCTTTTAATGCCTTTATTTGACCAAATTGATTGTAGGGGCTAAGGGAGCGTC contains:
- the LOC130990482 gene encoding uncharacterized protein LOC130990482, with the protein product MQEFRDALVYSGLSELEPPNTEFIWWNKRRGDMIYERLDRFVANRGWKDVFPCMVTKKWSKEKFGNLTKRIKKLREDRNKLVQNVNSKISEEQILELTKKIEHAVEEEACHWKQRALVNWLANGDRNTKAFHVQASKRNEKRILKV